The following proteins are encoded in a genomic region of Ovis canadensis isolate MfBH-ARS-UI-01 breed Bighorn chromosome 12, ARS-UI_OviCan_v2, whole genome shotgun sequence:
- the ABL2 gene encoding tyrosine-protein kinase ABL2 isoform X5, with the protein MVFGTVLLPPNCYGRDQDTSLCCLCSEDSKTALPSLTDHFASCLEDGFEGDKTGGSSPEALHRPYGCDVEPQALNEAIRWSSKENLLGATESDPNLFVALYDFVASGDNTLSITKGEKLRVLGYNQNGEWSEVRSKNGQGWVPSNYITPVNSLEKHSWYHGPVSRSAAEYLLSSLINGSFLVRESESSPGQLSISLRYEGRVYHYRINTTTDGKVYVTAESRFSTLAELVHHHSTVADGLVTTLHYPAPKCNKPTVYGVSPIHDKWEMERTDITMKHKLGGGQYGEVYVGVWKKYSLTVAVKTLKEDTMEVEEFLKEAAVMKEIKHPNLVQLLGVCTLEPPFYIVTEYMPYGNLLDYLRECNREEVTAVVLLYMATQISSAMEYLEKKNFIHRDLAARNCLVGENHVVKVADFGLSRLMTGDTYTAHAGAKFPIKWTAPESLAYNTFSIKSDVWAFGVLLWEIATYGMSPYPGIDLSQVYDLLEKGYRMEQPEGCPPKVYELMRACWKWSPADRPSFAETHQAFETMFHDSSISEEVAEELGRAAAASSVVPYLPRLPLLPSKTRTLKKQGENKENIEGAQDATENSASSSAPGFIRSAQAPSGSPALPRKQRDKSPSSLLEDAKETCFTRDRKGGFFSSFMKKRNAPTPPKRSSSFREMENQPHKKYELTGLPEQDRMAMTLPRNCQRSKLQLERTVSTSSQPEENVDRANDTLPKKSEEGAAPTRERPKAKLLPRGGTALPLRTPTGDPATTEKDSPGLGVAGAAAAPKSKERNGGARLGMAGVPEDGEQTGWASPAKTAAVLPTTHNHKVPVLISPTLKHTPADVQLIGTDSQGNKFKLLSEHQVTSSGDKDRPRRVKPKCAPPPPPVMRLLQHPSVCSDSTEEPVAPTAVQPKSETQEGGKKAAPGAVPISGKAGRPVMPPPQVPLPTSSISPAKMANGTAGTKVALRKTKQAAEKISADKISKEALLECADLLSSAITEPVPNSQLVDTGHQLLDYCSGYVDCIPQTRNKFAFREAVSKLELSLQELQVSSAAAGVPGANPVLNNLLSCVQEISDVVQR; encoded by the exons ATGGTCTTTGGGACAGTTCTGCTTCCACCTAATTGTTATGGCAGAGATCAggacacatcactttgctgtcTATGCAGTGAGGACTCAAAAACGGCTCTCCCCAGCTTGACAG ATCACTTTGCCAGCTGTTTGGAGGATGGATTTGAGGGAGACAAGACTGGAGGCAGTAGTCCAG AAGCCTTGCACCGCCCCTACGGTTGTGATGTTGAACCCCAGGCCCTGAACGAAGCCATCAGGTGGAGCTCCAAGGAGAACCTGCTCGGAGCCACCGAGAGTGACCCTAATCTCTTTGTTGCACTTTATGATTTTGTAGCAAGTGGTGATAACACACTCAGCATCACTAAAG GTGAAAAGCTCCGAGTCCTTGGTTACAACCAGAATGGTGAGTGGAGTGAAGTTCGCTCTAAGAATGGCCAAGGCTGGGTGCCAAGCAACTACATCACCCCTGTGAACAGCCTGGAAAAACATTCCTGGTACCATGGACCTGTGTCTCGCAGTGCAGCAGAGTACCTACTCAGCAGTCTAATCAATGGCAGCTTCCTGGTGCGAGAGAGTGAGAGCAGCCCCGGGCAGCTGTCAATCTCGCTCAGGTACGAGGGGCGTGTATATCACTACAGGATCAATACCACCACAGATGGCAAG GTATATGTAACTGCCGAGAGCCGCTTCAGCACCTTGGCCGAGCTTGTTCACCATCACTCCACGGTGGCTGATGGGCTGGTGACAACCCTGCACTATCCGGCCCCCAAGTGTAATAAGCCTACAGTCTACGGTGTGTCCCCCATCCACGATAAGTGGGAGATGGAACGAACAGATATTACCATGAAGCACAAACTTGGGGGTGGTCAGTATGGAGAGGTTTACGTTGGCGTCTGGAAGAAATACAGCCTTACAGTTGCTGTGAAAACGTTGAAG GAAGATACTATGGAGGTCGAGGAATTTCTCAAGGAAGCTGCAGTGATGAAGGAAATCAAGCATCCTAACCTGGTACAGCTATTAG GTGTGTGTACCTTGGAGCCACCGTTTTACATTGTGACTGAATACATGCCTTATGGGAACTTGCTTGATTATCTCCGAGAATGCAACCGAGAAGAGGTGACTGCAGTTGTGCTGCTTTACATGGCCACTCAGATCTCATCTGCAATGGAGTATTTAGAGAAGAAGAATTTCATCCATAG ggatctTGCAGCTCGGAATTGCCTGGTGGGAGAAAACCATGTGGTGAAAGTGGCTGACTTTGGCTTAAGTAGATTGATGACTGGAGACACCTATACTGCTCACGCTGGAGCCAAATTTCCTATTAAGTGGACAGCACCAGAGAGTCTTGCCTACAATACCTTCTCAATCAAATCTGACGTCTGGG CGTTTGGGGTGCTTTTATGGGAAATTGCTACATATGGAATGTCACCATATCCAGGTATTGACCTGTCTCAGGTCTACGATCTACTGGAAAAAGGATACCGAATGGAGCAGCCTGAAGGATGTCCCCCTAAGGTGTATGAACTTATGAGAGCAT GCTGGAAGTGGAGCCCTGCCGATAGGCCCTCTTTTGCAGAAACACATCAAGCTTTTGAAACCATGTTCCATGACTCTAGCATTTCTGAAG AAGTTGCTGAGGAGCTTGGGAGGGCTGCTGCCGCCTCATCTGTGGTTCCGTATCTGCCCCGACTGCCTCTGCTCCCTTCCAAGACCCGGACACTGAAGAAGCAGGGGGAGAACAAGGAGAACATCGAGGGGGCACAAGATGCCACAGAAAACTCTGCTTCTAGTTCAGCACCAG ggttCATTAGAAGTGCACAGGCCCCCAGTGGGTCCCCAGCACTGCCTCGAAAGCAGAGAGACAAGTCACCCAGCAGCCTCTTGGAAGATGCCAAAGAGACATGCTTCACCAGAGATAGGAAGGGAGGCTTCTTCAGCTCCTTTATGAAAAAGAGAAACGCTCCCACACCCCCCAAACGCAGCAGCTCCTTCCGAGAAATGGAGAACCAGCCCCACAAGAAATACGAACTGACGG GGCTTCCAGAGCAGGATAGGATGGCAATGACCCTTCCCAGGAACTGCCAGAGGTCCAAACTCCAGCTGGAAAGGACAGTGTCCACCTCTTCTCAGCCAGAAGAGAATGTGGACAGGGCCAATGACACGCTTCCAAAAAAATCAGAGGAAGGTGCCGCTCCGACCAGGGAGAGACCAAAAGCCAAACTTTTGCCCAGAGGAGGCACCGCTCTTCCTCTCAGAACCCCCACTGGGGATCCAGCCACTACAGAGAAGGATTCTCCAGGGTTGGGGGTGGCTGGAGCGGCAGCTGCCCCCAAGAGCAAGGAGAGGAATGGTGGGGCACGACTTGGCATGGCTGGAGTCCCAGAGGATGGCGAGCAGACCGGCTGGGCTTCTCCAGCCAAGACTGCTGCGGTCCTCCCAACCACTCATAACCACAAAGTGCCCGTCCTTATCTCACCCACTCTGAAGCACACTCCAGCTGACGTGCAGCTCATTGGCACAGACTCTCAGGGGAATAAATTCAAGCTCTTGTCAGAGCATCAGGTCACTTCCTCTGGAGACAAGGACCGACCCCGCCGGGTAAAACCAAagtgtgccccacccccaccaccagtgATGAGACTACTGCAGCATCCGTCCGTGTGCTCAGACTCCACGGAAGAGCCAGTCGCCCCGACTGCAGTCCAGCCCAAGTCAGAAAcacaggagggagggaaaaaggcGGCTCCAGGGGCAGTGCCCATCAGTGGGAAAGCTGGGAGGCCTGTGATGCCTCCACCTCAAGTGCCTCTGCCCACATCTTCCATCTCGCCAGCCAAAATGGCCAACGGCACAGCAGGTACTAAAGTGGCTCTGAGAAAAACCAAACAGGCGGCTGAGAAAATCTCAGCCGACAAAATCAGCAAGGAGGCCCTGCTGGAATGTGCTGACCTACTGTCCAGTGCAATCACGGAACCTGTGCCCAACAGCCAGCTGGTGGACACTGGCCACCAGCTGCTCGACTACTGCTCAGGCTATGTGGACTGCATCCCCCAAACTCGCAACAAATTTGCCTTCCGAGAGGCCGTGAGCAAACTGGAACTCAgcctgcaggagctgcaggtgtCTTCCGCAGCCGCTGGCGTGCCCGGGGCAAACCCTGTCCTTAACAACTTACTGTCGTGTGTACAGGAAATCAGTGATGTGGTGCAGAGGTAG
- the ABL2 gene encoding tyrosine-protein kinase ABL2 isoform X6, with amino-acid sequence MGQQVGRVGEAPGLQQSQPRGIRGSSAARPSGRRRDLVGRTAEAGFNIFTQHEALHRPYGCDVEPQALNEAIRWSSKENLLGATESDPNLFVALYDFVASGDNTLSITKGEKLRVLGYNQNGEWSEVRSKNGQGWVPSNYITPVNSLEKHSWYHGPVSRSAAEYLLSSLINGSFLVRESESSPGQLSISLRYEGRVYHYRINTTTDGKVYVTAESRFSTLAELVHHHSTVADGLVTTLHYPAPKCNKPTVYGVSPIHDKWEMERTDITMKHKLGGGQYGEVYVGVWKKYSLTVAVKTLKEDTMEVEEFLKEAAVMKEIKHPNLVQLLGVCTLEPPFYIVTEYMPYGNLLDYLRECNREEVTAVVLLYMATQISSAMEYLEKKNFIHRDLAARNCLVGENHVVKVADFGLSRLMTGDTYTAHAGAKFPIKWTAPESLAYNTFSIKSDVWAFGVLLWEIATYGMSPYPGIDLSQVYDLLEKGYRMEQPEGCPPKVYELMRACWKWSPADRPSFAETHQAFETMFHDSSISEEVAEELGRAAAASSVVPYLPRLPLLPSKTRTLKKQGENKENIEGAQDATENSASSSAPGFIRSAQAPSGSPALPRKQRDKSPSSLLEDAKETCFTRDRKGGFFSSFMKKRNAPTPPKRSSSFREMENQPHKKYELTGLPEQDRMAMTLPRNCQRSKLQLERTVSTSSQPEENVDRANDTLPKKSEEGAAPTRERPKAKLLPRGGTALPLRTPTGDPATTEKDSPGLGVAGAAAAPKSKERNGGARLGMAGVPEDGEQTGWASPAKTAAVLPTTHNHKVPVLISPTLKHTPADVQLIGTDSQGNKFKLLSEHQVTSSGDKDRPRRVKPKCAPPPPPVMRLLQHPSVCSDSTEEPVAPTAVQPKSETQEGGKKAAPGAVPISGKAGRPVMPPPQVPLPTSSISPAKMANGTAGTKVALRKTKQAAEKISADKISKEALLECADLLSSAITEPVPNSQLVDTGHQLLDYCSGYVDCIPQTRNKFAFREAVSKLELSLQELQVSSAAAGVPGANPVLNNLLSCVQEISDVVQR; translated from the exons AAGCCTTGCACCGCCCCTACGGTTGTGATGTTGAACCCCAGGCCCTGAACGAAGCCATCAGGTGGAGCTCCAAGGAGAACCTGCTCGGAGCCACCGAGAGTGACCCTAATCTCTTTGTTGCACTTTATGATTTTGTAGCAAGTGGTGATAACACACTCAGCATCACTAAAG GTGAAAAGCTCCGAGTCCTTGGTTACAACCAGAATGGTGAGTGGAGTGAAGTTCGCTCTAAGAATGGCCAAGGCTGGGTGCCAAGCAACTACATCACCCCTGTGAACAGCCTGGAAAAACATTCCTGGTACCATGGACCTGTGTCTCGCAGTGCAGCAGAGTACCTACTCAGCAGTCTAATCAATGGCAGCTTCCTGGTGCGAGAGAGTGAGAGCAGCCCCGGGCAGCTGTCAATCTCGCTCAGGTACGAGGGGCGTGTATATCACTACAGGATCAATACCACCACAGATGGCAAG GTATATGTAACTGCCGAGAGCCGCTTCAGCACCTTGGCCGAGCTTGTTCACCATCACTCCACGGTGGCTGATGGGCTGGTGACAACCCTGCACTATCCGGCCCCCAAGTGTAATAAGCCTACAGTCTACGGTGTGTCCCCCATCCACGATAAGTGGGAGATGGAACGAACAGATATTACCATGAAGCACAAACTTGGGGGTGGTCAGTATGGAGAGGTTTACGTTGGCGTCTGGAAGAAATACAGCCTTACAGTTGCTGTGAAAACGTTGAAG GAAGATACTATGGAGGTCGAGGAATTTCTCAAGGAAGCTGCAGTGATGAAGGAAATCAAGCATCCTAACCTGGTACAGCTATTAG GTGTGTGTACCTTGGAGCCACCGTTTTACATTGTGACTGAATACATGCCTTATGGGAACTTGCTTGATTATCTCCGAGAATGCAACCGAGAAGAGGTGACTGCAGTTGTGCTGCTTTACATGGCCACTCAGATCTCATCTGCAATGGAGTATTTAGAGAAGAAGAATTTCATCCATAG ggatctTGCAGCTCGGAATTGCCTGGTGGGAGAAAACCATGTGGTGAAAGTGGCTGACTTTGGCTTAAGTAGATTGATGACTGGAGACACCTATACTGCTCACGCTGGAGCCAAATTTCCTATTAAGTGGACAGCACCAGAGAGTCTTGCCTACAATACCTTCTCAATCAAATCTGACGTCTGGG CGTTTGGGGTGCTTTTATGGGAAATTGCTACATATGGAATGTCACCATATCCAGGTATTGACCTGTCTCAGGTCTACGATCTACTGGAAAAAGGATACCGAATGGAGCAGCCTGAAGGATGTCCCCCTAAGGTGTATGAACTTATGAGAGCAT GCTGGAAGTGGAGCCCTGCCGATAGGCCCTCTTTTGCAGAAACACATCAAGCTTTTGAAACCATGTTCCATGACTCTAGCATTTCTGAAG AAGTTGCTGAGGAGCTTGGGAGGGCTGCTGCCGCCTCATCTGTGGTTCCGTATCTGCCCCGACTGCCTCTGCTCCCTTCCAAGACCCGGACACTGAAGAAGCAGGGGGAGAACAAGGAGAACATCGAGGGGGCACAAGATGCCACAGAAAACTCTGCTTCTAGTTCAGCACCAG ggttCATTAGAAGTGCACAGGCCCCCAGTGGGTCCCCAGCACTGCCTCGAAAGCAGAGAGACAAGTCACCCAGCAGCCTCTTGGAAGATGCCAAAGAGACATGCTTCACCAGAGATAGGAAGGGAGGCTTCTTCAGCTCCTTTATGAAAAAGAGAAACGCTCCCACACCCCCCAAACGCAGCAGCTCCTTCCGAGAAATGGAGAACCAGCCCCACAAGAAATACGAACTGACGG GGCTTCCAGAGCAGGATAGGATGGCAATGACCCTTCCCAGGAACTGCCAGAGGTCCAAACTCCAGCTGGAAAGGACAGTGTCCACCTCTTCTCAGCCAGAAGAGAATGTGGACAGGGCCAATGACACGCTTCCAAAAAAATCAGAGGAAGGTGCCGCTCCGACCAGGGAGAGACCAAAAGCCAAACTTTTGCCCAGAGGAGGCACCGCTCTTCCTCTCAGAACCCCCACTGGGGATCCAGCCACTACAGAGAAGGATTCTCCAGGGTTGGGGGTGGCTGGAGCGGCAGCTGCCCCCAAGAGCAAGGAGAGGAATGGTGGGGCACGACTTGGCATGGCTGGAGTCCCAGAGGATGGCGAGCAGACCGGCTGGGCTTCTCCAGCCAAGACTGCTGCGGTCCTCCCAACCACTCATAACCACAAAGTGCCCGTCCTTATCTCACCCACTCTGAAGCACACTCCAGCTGACGTGCAGCTCATTGGCACAGACTCTCAGGGGAATAAATTCAAGCTCTTGTCAGAGCATCAGGTCACTTCCTCTGGAGACAAGGACCGACCCCGCCGGGTAAAACCAAagtgtgccccacccccaccaccagtgATGAGACTACTGCAGCATCCGTCCGTGTGCTCAGACTCCACGGAAGAGCCAGTCGCCCCGACTGCAGTCCAGCCCAAGTCAGAAAcacaggagggagggaaaaaggcGGCTCCAGGGGCAGTGCCCATCAGTGGGAAAGCTGGGAGGCCTGTGATGCCTCCACCTCAAGTGCCTCTGCCCACATCTTCCATCTCGCCAGCCAAAATGGCCAACGGCACAGCAGGTACTAAAGTGGCTCTGAGAAAAACCAAACAGGCGGCTGAGAAAATCTCAGCCGACAAAATCAGCAAGGAGGCCCTGCTGGAATGTGCTGACCTACTGTCCAGTGCAATCACGGAACCTGTGCCCAACAGCCAGCTGGTGGACACTGGCCACCAGCTGCTCGACTACTGCTCAGGCTATGTGGACTGCATCCCCCAAACTCGCAACAAATTTGCCTTCCGAGAGGCCGTGAGCAAACTGGAACTCAgcctgcaggagctgcaggtgtCTTCCGCAGCCGCTGGCGTGCCCGGGGCAAACCCTGTCCTTAACAACTTACTGTCGTGTGTACAGGAAATCAGTGATGTGGTGCAGAGGTAG
- the ABL2 gene encoding tyrosine-protein kinase ABL2 isoform X4 gives MGQQVGRVGEAPGLQQSQPRGIRGSSAARPSGRRRDLVGRTAEAGFNIFTQHDHFASCLEDGFEGDKTGGSSPEALHRPYGCDVEPQALNEAIRWSSKENLLGATESDPNLFVALYDFVASGDNTLSITKGEKLRVLGYNQNGEWSEVRSKNGQGWVPSNYITPVNSLEKHSWYHGPVSRSAAEYLLSSLINGSFLVRESESSPGQLSISLRYEGRVYHYRINTTTDGKVYVTAESRFSTLAELVHHHSTVADGLVTTLHYPAPKCNKPTVYGVSPIHDKWEMERTDITMKHKLGGGQYGEVYVGVWKKYSLTVAVKTLKEDTMEVEEFLKEAAVMKEIKHPNLVQLLGVCTLEPPFYIVTEYMPYGNLLDYLRECNREEVTAVVLLYMATQISSAMEYLEKKNFIHRDLAARNCLVGENHVVKVADFGLSRLMTGDTYTAHAGAKFPIKWTAPESLAYNTFSIKSDVWAFGVLLWEIATYGMSPYPGIDLSQVYDLLEKGYRMEQPEGCPPKVYELMRACWKWSPADRPSFAETHQAFETMFHDSSISEEVAEELGRAAAASSVVPYLPRLPLLPSKTRTLKKQGENKENIEGAQDATENSASSSAPGFIRSAQAPSGSPALPRKQRDKSPSSLLEDAKETCFTRDRKGGFFSSFMKKRNAPTPPKRSSSFREMENQPHKKYELTGLPEQDRMAMTLPRNCQRSKLQLERTVSTSSQPEENVDRANDTLPKKSEEGAAPTRERPKAKLLPRGGTALPLRTPTGDPATTEKDSPGLGVAGAAAAPKSKERNGGARLGMAGVPEDGEQTGWASPAKTAAVLPTTHNHKVPVLISPTLKHTPADVQLIGTDSQGNKFKLLSEHQVTSSGDKDRPRRVKPKCAPPPPPVMRLLQHPSVCSDSTEEPVAPTAVQPKSETQEGGKKAAPGAVPISGKAGRPVMPPPQVPLPTSSISPAKMANGTAGTKVALRKTKQAAEKISADKISKEALLECADLLSSAITEPVPNSQLVDTGHQLLDYCSGYVDCIPQTRNKFAFREAVSKLELSLQELQVSSAAAGVPGANPVLNNLLSCVQEISDVVQR, from the exons ATCACTTTGCCAGCTGTTTGGAGGATGGATTTGAGGGAGACAAGACTGGAGGCAGTAGTCCAG AAGCCTTGCACCGCCCCTACGGTTGTGATGTTGAACCCCAGGCCCTGAACGAAGCCATCAGGTGGAGCTCCAAGGAGAACCTGCTCGGAGCCACCGAGAGTGACCCTAATCTCTTTGTTGCACTTTATGATTTTGTAGCAAGTGGTGATAACACACTCAGCATCACTAAAG GTGAAAAGCTCCGAGTCCTTGGTTACAACCAGAATGGTGAGTGGAGTGAAGTTCGCTCTAAGAATGGCCAAGGCTGGGTGCCAAGCAACTACATCACCCCTGTGAACAGCCTGGAAAAACATTCCTGGTACCATGGACCTGTGTCTCGCAGTGCAGCAGAGTACCTACTCAGCAGTCTAATCAATGGCAGCTTCCTGGTGCGAGAGAGTGAGAGCAGCCCCGGGCAGCTGTCAATCTCGCTCAGGTACGAGGGGCGTGTATATCACTACAGGATCAATACCACCACAGATGGCAAG GTATATGTAACTGCCGAGAGCCGCTTCAGCACCTTGGCCGAGCTTGTTCACCATCACTCCACGGTGGCTGATGGGCTGGTGACAACCCTGCACTATCCGGCCCCCAAGTGTAATAAGCCTACAGTCTACGGTGTGTCCCCCATCCACGATAAGTGGGAGATGGAACGAACAGATATTACCATGAAGCACAAACTTGGGGGTGGTCAGTATGGAGAGGTTTACGTTGGCGTCTGGAAGAAATACAGCCTTACAGTTGCTGTGAAAACGTTGAAG GAAGATACTATGGAGGTCGAGGAATTTCTCAAGGAAGCTGCAGTGATGAAGGAAATCAAGCATCCTAACCTGGTACAGCTATTAG GTGTGTGTACCTTGGAGCCACCGTTTTACATTGTGACTGAATACATGCCTTATGGGAACTTGCTTGATTATCTCCGAGAATGCAACCGAGAAGAGGTGACTGCAGTTGTGCTGCTTTACATGGCCACTCAGATCTCATCTGCAATGGAGTATTTAGAGAAGAAGAATTTCATCCATAG ggatctTGCAGCTCGGAATTGCCTGGTGGGAGAAAACCATGTGGTGAAAGTGGCTGACTTTGGCTTAAGTAGATTGATGACTGGAGACACCTATACTGCTCACGCTGGAGCCAAATTTCCTATTAAGTGGACAGCACCAGAGAGTCTTGCCTACAATACCTTCTCAATCAAATCTGACGTCTGGG CGTTTGGGGTGCTTTTATGGGAAATTGCTACATATGGAATGTCACCATATCCAGGTATTGACCTGTCTCAGGTCTACGATCTACTGGAAAAAGGATACCGAATGGAGCAGCCTGAAGGATGTCCCCCTAAGGTGTATGAACTTATGAGAGCAT GCTGGAAGTGGAGCCCTGCCGATAGGCCCTCTTTTGCAGAAACACATCAAGCTTTTGAAACCATGTTCCATGACTCTAGCATTTCTGAAG AAGTTGCTGAGGAGCTTGGGAGGGCTGCTGCCGCCTCATCTGTGGTTCCGTATCTGCCCCGACTGCCTCTGCTCCCTTCCAAGACCCGGACACTGAAGAAGCAGGGGGAGAACAAGGAGAACATCGAGGGGGCACAAGATGCCACAGAAAACTCTGCTTCTAGTTCAGCACCAG ggttCATTAGAAGTGCACAGGCCCCCAGTGGGTCCCCAGCACTGCCTCGAAAGCAGAGAGACAAGTCACCCAGCAGCCTCTTGGAAGATGCCAAAGAGACATGCTTCACCAGAGATAGGAAGGGAGGCTTCTTCAGCTCCTTTATGAAAAAGAGAAACGCTCCCACACCCCCCAAACGCAGCAGCTCCTTCCGAGAAATGGAGAACCAGCCCCACAAGAAATACGAACTGACGG GGCTTCCAGAGCAGGATAGGATGGCAATGACCCTTCCCAGGAACTGCCAGAGGTCCAAACTCCAGCTGGAAAGGACAGTGTCCACCTCTTCTCAGCCAGAAGAGAATGTGGACAGGGCCAATGACACGCTTCCAAAAAAATCAGAGGAAGGTGCCGCTCCGACCAGGGAGAGACCAAAAGCCAAACTTTTGCCCAGAGGAGGCACCGCTCTTCCTCTCAGAACCCCCACTGGGGATCCAGCCACTACAGAGAAGGATTCTCCAGGGTTGGGGGTGGCTGGAGCGGCAGCTGCCCCCAAGAGCAAGGAGAGGAATGGTGGGGCACGACTTGGCATGGCTGGAGTCCCAGAGGATGGCGAGCAGACCGGCTGGGCTTCTCCAGCCAAGACTGCTGCGGTCCTCCCAACCACTCATAACCACAAAGTGCCCGTCCTTATCTCACCCACTCTGAAGCACACTCCAGCTGACGTGCAGCTCATTGGCACAGACTCTCAGGGGAATAAATTCAAGCTCTTGTCAGAGCATCAGGTCACTTCCTCTGGAGACAAGGACCGACCCCGCCGGGTAAAACCAAagtgtgccccacccccaccaccagtgATGAGACTACTGCAGCATCCGTCCGTGTGCTCAGACTCCACGGAAGAGCCAGTCGCCCCGACTGCAGTCCAGCCCAAGTCAGAAAcacaggagggagggaaaaaggcGGCTCCAGGGGCAGTGCCCATCAGTGGGAAAGCTGGGAGGCCTGTGATGCCTCCACCTCAAGTGCCTCTGCCCACATCTTCCATCTCGCCAGCCAAAATGGCCAACGGCACAGCAGGTACTAAAGTGGCTCTGAGAAAAACCAAACAGGCGGCTGAGAAAATCTCAGCCGACAAAATCAGCAAGGAGGCCCTGCTGGAATGTGCTGACCTACTGTCCAGTGCAATCACGGAACCTGTGCCCAACAGCCAGCTGGTGGACACTGGCCACCAGCTGCTCGACTACTGCTCAGGCTATGTGGACTGCATCCCCCAAACTCGCAACAAATTTGCCTTCCGAGAGGCCGTGAGCAAACTGGAACTCAgcctgcaggagctgcaggtgtCTTCCGCAGCCGCTGGCGTGCCCGGGGCAAACCCTGTCCTTAACAACTTACTGTCGTGTGTACAGGAAATCAGTGATGTGGTGCAGAGGTAG